A region of Anaerolineae bacterium DNA encodes the following proteins:
- a CDS encoding carbon-nitrogen hydrolase family protein: MRIALLQLQCNDLEQAEEGLRHALEMVDEAGRRGPDLIVLPESTYPAYYLRGLREYQEAPLRPWSELVALFGEKARQYRAHIVAGIVQPGGAGEMPRNAAVLWGPDGQIIGMTAKSFLWHFDRCWFAGGTTYPVFDTALGRIGLMVCADGRMPEIARVMALRGAQMIVDVTALVSGGGDRATLSNPQLEYMLPARAMENGIWLLVANKVGLEASSVLYCGGSCVIGPDGKKHAQASPDREEIVECEIELAGGPALPAARHPRAYELIAAPTGSLPIARILKEAVVPEETVVRVALVQMHADRSMEAYLQHAAELTDTAVRQDARLVILPGELPAEAAENPEKAALFQARLAEISAQVGCGLAGVVEEYAGGARYRTAMLWDKGSLVGKYRKVHTDGSGYAAGESLSVFETRFGRLGFMLDQEAVLPEVPRCLMLGGADVVIWQAGRTDLPLRLLARARADESKVYLALGAAFGQGTALVNPAGAFLAAALPDVEQVIAGQVAWVTARYKEMAPSTHVVWGRRPETYKELIR; encoded by the coding sequence TTGCGCATCGCGCTGTTGCAACTGCAGTGTAACGATCTGGAACAGGCGGAGGAAGGTCTCCGCCATGCCCTGGAGATGGTGGATGAGGCCGGGCGCAGGGGGCCGGACCTTATCGTACTGCCGGAGAGTACCTATCCGGCGTACTACCTGCGAGGCCTGCGGGAGTACCAGGAGGCCCCTCTGCGCCCCTGGTCCGAGCTGGTGGCGCTGTTCGGCGAGAAGGCGCGCCAGTATCGGGCACATATCGTCGCCGGCATCGTTCAGCCCGGCGGGGCCGGCGAGATGCCCCGTAATGCGGCCGTGCTGTGGGGGCCCGATGGCCAGATCATCGGGATGACAGCCAAGAGCTTCCTGTGGCATTTCGACCGTTGCTGGTTCGCCGGCGGCACTACGTACCCGGTCTTCGATACCGCCCTGGGTCGCATTGGGCTGATGGTGTGCGCCGACGGCCGCATGCCCGAAATCGCTCGCGTCATGGCCCTTCGCGGGGCACAGATGATCGTCGATGTGACTGCGCTGGTCTCGGGCGGGGGTGATAGGGCAACGTTATCCAATCCCCAACTCGAGTACATGCTGCCGGCGCGGGCTATGGAAAACGGCATCTGGCTCCTGGTGGCGAACAAAGTGGGACTGGAGGCCAGCTCGGTGCTGTACTGCGGAGGGAGCTGTGTGATTGGGCCGGATGGCAAGAAACATGCCCAGGCCAGCCCAGATCGGGAGGAGATTGTCGAGTGTGAGATCGAGCTGGCCGGCGGGCCGGCCCTGCCGGCGGCGCGCCATCCGCGCGCGTATGAACTCATCGCCGCACCGACGGGTTCCCTGCCCATCGCCCGGATCCTCAAAGAGGCGGTGGTACCGGAGGAGACCGTCGTGCGGGTGGCGCTGGTCCAGATGCATGCGGACCGGTCAATGGAGGCGTATCTCCAGCACGCCGCGGAGCTGACCGATACCGCCGTGCGGCAGGATGCCCGCTTGGTGATACTTCCCGGGGAACTGCCGGCGGAGGCGGCCGAGAACCCGGAGAAGGCGGCCCTGTTCCAGGCGCGCCTGGCGGAGATCTCCGCCCAAGTGGGGTGCGGCCTGGCAGGAGTGGTGGAGGAATATGCCGGCGGAGCACGCTACCGCACTGCTATGTTGTGGGATAAGGGCAGTCTGGTCGGGAAGTACCGGAAGGTGCACACCGATGGCAGTGGCTACGCCGCCGGCGAGTCCCTGTCGGTGTTCGAGACGCGCTTTGGCCGGCTGGGCTTCATGCTGGACCAAGAGGCCGTGCTCCCCGAAGTGCCGCGCTGTCTGATGCTGGGCGGGGCGGATGTGGTCATCTGGCAGGCCGGCCGGACAGACCTGCCCCTGCGTCTGCTGGCCCGCGCCCGGGCAGATGAAAGCAAGGTCTATCTGGCGTTGGGCGCGGCGTTCGGGCAGGGCACCGCGCTGGTCAATCCCGCCGGCGCCTTCCTGGCGGCGGCTCTGCCGGATGTGGAGCAGGTTATCGCCGGCCAGGTGGCCTGGGTAACGGCAAGGTATAAGGAAATGGCTCCCAGCACCCATGTGGTGTGGGGACGCCGGCCAGAGACGTACAAGGAGCTGATCCGATGA